A single Anatilimnocola floriformis DNA region contains:
- the rsgA gene encoding ribosome small subunit-dependent GTPase A has protein sequence MSQRKRKIRTEFRKNHQGRVRRGDLTRDFQQENLSEDHIKDERVSGKGELSRRRTVVGQDADAATGGFAVQPDADHAARLGRVLSVHGLVSIVQAPDGRLFQCSTRGVLKSLSTDLRHVVIAGDQVIFTPGSGDEGVIERIEARRSIVSRTSRNRQHAIVANVDQLLIVSSAAEPGLKPNLIDRLLVEAERMQIQPVICINKVDLIDPADLQPLAGVFGQMGYEVLLISAKLGIGIDRLRRLVKGKESVVAGQSGVGKSSILNAIEPGLELKVGRVSAENEKGRHTTTVAKLIPLEAGGYVVDTPGIRQFQLWDVVPEEVAGFYRDIRPYVSHCRFANCTHQHEADCAVKDAVADGKLDVRRYESYCHLFAGDEA, from the coding sequence TTGACGCGCGACTTTCAGCAGGAAAATCTTTCCGAAGATCACATCAAGGATGAGCGAGTCAGCGGCAAGGGTGAACTTTCGCGCAGACGCACCGTTGTCGGGCAGGACGCCGATGCTGCCACGGGCGGCTTTGCCGTGCAGCCCGATGCCGATCACGCAGCGCGTCTGGGCCGAGTGCTGAGCGTGCACGGCCTGGTGAGTATCGTGCAAGCACCAGACGGCCGGCTGTTTCAATGTTCGACGCGCGGCGTGCTGAAGAGCCTGAGCACCGACCTGCGTCACGTAGTCATCGCCGGCGATCAGGTGATCTTCACGCCCGGCAGTGGCGACGAAGGGGTGATCGAACGGATCGAGGCGAGGCGAAGCATCGTCAGCCGCACCAGCCGCAATCGTCAGCATGCAATCGTCGCCAATGTTGATCAGCTGCTGATCGTCTCGAGTGCTGCCGAACCCGGCCTCAAGCCGAACCTGATCGACCGCCTGCTGGTCGAAGCCGAGCGAATGCAAATTCAGCCAGTCATTTGCATCAACAAGGTCGACCTCATCGACCCTGCCGACCTGCAGCCGCTGGCCGGCGTCTTCGGCCAAATGGGTTACGAAGTCTTGTTGATTTCCGCCAAGCTGGGCATCGGCATCGATCGCTTGCGGCGACTCGTCAAAGGCAAGGAAAGCGTCGTCGCCGGTCAAAGCGGCGTCGGCAAAAGTTCGATTCTCAATGCCATCGAGCCTGGCCTCGAACTTAAAGTCGGCCGCGTGAGTGCCGAGAACGAAAAGGGGCGTCACACGACCACCGTCGCCAAACTCATCCCGCTCGAAGCCGGCGGCTACGTGGTCGATACGCCTGGCATTCGGCAGTTTCAACTTTGGGACGTCGTCCCTGAAGAGGTCGCCGGTTTTTATCGCGACATTCGCCCCTACGTCAGCCACTGCCGCTTTGCCAATTGCACCCATCAACACGAAGCCGACTGCGCCGTGAAAGACGCCGTCGCCGATGGCAAGCTCGACGTGCGTCGGTATGAGAGCTACTGTCATTTGTTCGCAGGCGATGAGGCGTAG